ATAGAGACCTTTTTCGGGAACACCGATGATTTTGATCTTGTCGAGAATCGAACCGAAGATGGATTCTTCCTCGAGCTGCTCGGCGATAAAATACTGCAGGAAATTGAAAGTTGTGAAATCCTTCAAACCAAAGGCGAGAGCGGCCAAATCGTTGATCTTTGAGGTGACAAGCTGTTCATGCTCAAGGATCTGCTCAAACATATCCTTCACAGAATCAAAAGCTGTCGGTGGCGCGGCCAGAGTCCCAAGAATCGCCATACCGCCGGTCTCATTGATAAACGAGAAAAACTTATCCATATGCGACATCTCTTCACCCGCGTGGCTCTTTAAAAACCGAGCGGCGCCTTCCAGACCCTTTGATTGGGCCCAAGCACTCATTTGAAGGTATAAGTTGGAAGAGTAAAACTCGAGATTGATCTGAGCATTCAGCGCGTCGAGCATTTCTTTTTTCAACATGGCTCATCCTTTCTTACATATCCACACCGACATATCCACACCTACGAATCCATTCTGATGAATCCACTGTTACGAATCCGCGAATCGATGGACTCCAGGAAATTCCTGGAAACACTTGAATTTCCCATGGGTGGAGGTGGGTGTCAAGCTGACGCTGGGAAGGCGTTTCTACAGAAGGGATTGCCGTATCGTAAGAATCGGCAAACAAAAAGGCTCCCCAGTTGCATCGGCCGGGTCGATCGACGATGCTTGTTTCCAGAATCCATGCAGGAATTTTTGGCCGCCCGGCGGGCGGCCCTGAAGAAGGGACTGATTGAACGGGGATCAGCAGAAGAATCAGGGGGGCATTATGAAAAGGAAAAGAATCTGGCAAGGAAGTGATAGGCGGGGCGGGCATCTGATCGGCGGGATTCTGCTTCTCCTCACAACCTTGATCACGATATTCATCACAACCTCCATTTCGAACGTATGGGCCGACGAATCTTTCGGCACTTTCTCCATCGCCGCCTATGATGCGCAAACCGGCGAGGTTGGGGTCGCCGTTCAATCGCGCGTCTTCAGCGTGGGGCCGCGCGT
This is a stretch of genomic DNA from Candidatus Eisenbacteria bacterium. It encodes these proteins:
- the ftnA gene encoding non-heme ferritin, whose amino-acid sequence is MLKKEMLDALNAQINLEFYSSNLYLQMSAWAQSKGLEGAARFLKSHAGEEMSHMDKFFSFINETGGMAILGTLAAPPTAFDSVKDMFEQILEHEQLVTSKINDLAALAFGLKDFTTFNFLQYFIAEQLEEESIFGSILDKIKIIGVPEKGLYLFDKELARMDAEHHGTAPTPAE